A segment of the Manis javanica isolate MJ-LG chromosome 10, MJ_LKY, whole genome shotgun sequence genome:
aattaatgaattaattcgGGAATATTTGGAATTCAACAAATATAAGTATACGGCATCTGTCCTCATAGCAGGTAAGAGGTTATTATTAATCCCTGAGACAAAAATCTgcttcttcccttcccccaatTCCCAGAAAGTGTTTAGCCTGGAGATCTGTCATTTGAGCGACTGGAACATAGAAATCACATGGACTCTTTCTGTAGCTTGAACAGGTTCTCATGAGGCTTATTATATTGTAAGAGAAAAAACTAAATAAGCTGTAAGCTCGGTGCATACTTTGAAAAAGCATCTGTAATTGCTGATCCTGAGAATCAACAGTTGTTTACATTTTACCTTGTTTGCTGCCAGtcttttttctatgtatatgCTTTTAAGATACGCACCCAcagattaaatatatatgtatatattctttattaaaaataccAAACATTAGATAAAGCCTCAAAATATTGCTACTGTGATTGGTTAGAGATATGTATAAATTGTACGTAAAAGCATATGGTATTTAAAAAAGATTAGGTAGGTAAACTCCAAACTCACTCTAGTGatgggagggagagaaatggtattgggggaggaggtgggcagttcaagaaaaatttgttttacattatctgttaaattttatttcttaagaaggaataaagaacTGGAAGGATATGCATAGTAGTCCACATAGGCATTGTCTCTGGGCTTGGGGGAGAAATGGGATTGGGAGGACAATCAAAAGCACCTTGCATGTACATCACTTGGTTCCCTTTTTTAAGGTTTGTGCTTCAAGACTATTTCATGCCTTGGAGATGTGCCTCATCAAAGAAAAGAGATCATGAAATAGATTTTGAAAGAGAATGAATTATTTGTGGTGCTAGAACCTTCCATTTAATAGATTAATATTCTAGATCTTTAATATTAAGCACATTTAATTgaataaaaactgatttttattgGTTTAAGGATCTTCAGTATCATTATCTCCACCTCCATCAGTTTGTTATAGATTGCTGTATAATACCATTATattcagaaaagaaggaaattatgaaAATACCAGCTAGGTGTCTTGGACTTccctagaataaaataaatgacagtaatCAAAGTTTCATATTAAGTGTCTTGGCCTTTAAGAAAACAGGTATAAGTAAGATGcaatataatttactttttttagtaTACAGTTGTGTGGATTTTACCAAATGTAAACAGTAACTGTCACCACAATGACTATCACAAGAGTTCATTTCCATCACCTCAAAAAATTCTCTATGCCCCTTCATTGCCTTCCTACCTCAGCAATCACTGATCtgttgttttctgtatctatcgTTTGCCTTTCCAGCATGTCgtataaatgaaaccatacagGATGTAGCCTTTTGAGTCCACTTctttccacttagcataatgcatttgacATTCAGCTTtgttccccacctccccctccaaatagcattccattgtatggctgtaCTGATTTATCTATAAAAGTTCATAGACATcttgttgtttctagttttttgcaATTATGAATCAAGCTGCAATGAACAttaatgtacaagtttttgtgtgaacattaagtttccatttctcttgggtaaagaTCTAAGAGTGGGATTGCTGAGTTCTGTGTGGTAAGTGTGTGCTTACCTTTATAAGAAATGGCTCAGCTGTTTTCCAGAGTAACTACCATTTTGCTCTCCTGTccgcagtgtatgagagttctagttgCCCTGTATCCTTGCTAGCACTTCATGTTAGGGCTGATTTTACTTTTGGAATTCTTGCCACCAAGTTAAAGCATTACTGTTATGTGTTTAATTTGTAGGCTTCTTAGAAACCATACCTCTGAAGCCTAGTAAGCAAAAACAGTATTTTGCCAACCAAACACTGGGGGATCTAAAAAGTGAATTTATGTTAAAGTGTATCGTTGTGTGTTTAACGACATAGGTATTTTGAGAGTTATAAAATCACATACAGTTGGATCCGCCTTGGTATGTGCCATCAGCATTcttctaaaatctgaaaaatgtataCCTAGTAAGTGTGGCTCTTAACAAAATCATACTTGCTTTCTAAATTAATGAAGACTTAAGTATTTTCATGCTTTTTCCTTCAGAGGCTGGTCAACCTGGAGTTCCATTGGACAGACAGTTTCTCGTCCGTGAACTAAATGTATTTGAAGAATCGAAGGATGATACAatgtaagaatttttcttttaataaacttTCATATATTGTATTGGAGTCGTAATTGTATAGTAGTAGCTTTATTTCCCTCTAATTCAGCAGGTATTTATTTGTGTTTAGTGTGTGTCTAGCTATCACTGCACCAAATCTAAGATGTGCAGTAGTGAACAagtcttaaaaaatttattaaaatttttgtctctttatttcTCCATCAGTCATTTTGAAAGTCCCATTAATTATGCCTCTGCAGTATCTCCTGTCCATTCCCACTGCCCTGTACTGACTGTTCAGAAGCCCATCTATTTTCTGTATCTGTGGTCACTTTCTTTTCCAACTTAATGCTTTGTACTGTGAACAGTTTGCTTTCTAAAAGATAGTTACtgctttgtttaaaaatgttttcagattttaaaaagtaatatggattatataattgaaatttgctcgGAGAGTAAAGCTTAAATGTTCTCCCCCCCCCACTCTCTCAGAGTAAAGCTTAAATGTTCTCTCCACCCCGCCCCCCGAACTCTCTCAGAGTAAAGCttaaatgttctctctctctctctctctctcacacacacgtaaatgtgaggtgatggatatgttgaTTAACTCCATGAGGGGTATTCCTTCACAGTATATATCAAGTCATCATGTTGTagactttaaatatatttcagtttttttggtCAATGATACCTAAATCTGGCGGGGGGGATGTTATATGATACATGTAGCAAATACTAGGCGTTATGTGCCAGTGGGAGTCTAAAGTGGCACTCTGCAAACATGTTAATGTTTTTCAGCTTCCATTTGTGCAGTGGTACTGATAGAAATCTCCAGGCAACCTAATGTAAGGAAAAGAATATGGGACTTGGAGTTCAAGTATGAAGTTTGTTTACTTACTGTCTAAGGGATTGCTAGCAAATCCTATCTGAGGTGTGGTTTTCTCATGTATGAATGGGGGATGATGATTATGACATTGCAAGGtgagaataaaaaaaatgagaggatgttttaaaaagtagcttTTTGAATACTAGTTCTTAGGCAACTCCTGTATAGCtaacatttatataacatttactgtgtgccaggcgcaGTTTTAAACACTTgacatttattaactcatttagtctACAACCGCCTTATGAGGTAAGGACTACATTTATTCTCATTTGTAGGGAGGAAGCATTACAAGGAGGGGGACATTAAGAATCTTGCTGAGGTCAAGTGAGGAAGCCAGGGTTTGAACCTAGGCAGTCTGGTTCTTGGGACATAAAACTGTCTCTGGGCAAGGGTTTATCAATCCAATAAGTGTTTTTTGAATACTTGTGTATCAGACTATGTTAGGTATTGGGGAATCTTATACTGGACTTGGAGTTAAAAAGCTAAATTCGTGTGCATTGATTGAAGTTGTATTTTAGTTTAGATGAGGTTTAAGTTGTTAACATGTTTTCTCTGGGTTTTAAAATTGTCTTTAGAGTTAAATGGtactcttaaatttaaaaaagcttGAAACAGTTTGCAGTTTGGATAATAACCATGCAACTTTTTTAAGTCTAGAGAAAAACGTGGGTATTTTGGTGTCAGAGTCTGCCTTTTAGATGCTTTAAGCTTTACCTGTTTATGCAAATTAAATTGATTTTGGTTTTCTTCCTGCTCTAGACCTCTTTTATATGGGATTTTAGCTCATTTCTTGCATGGAACTAaggatgacatccaaaatacttATCTGAAAGGGTCTTCACTTCAGCCTTCAAACCCAAGTCTTGGCAGACAACCtagtggaagaaagaaaatgggtatGAGTTTTCTGAGTTTTATCCCTTAGCTGTCAGCAAGtatattttcttcatatgtatttttcactttGGAATACTTTTTCATAAGCTTTTGACTCATAGTTTTATTCTACTTCTGTCTAGTATCGTTTAAACCTGTGTTGCTTATcttccaaaatataaaatgctttttggAAAAACAATAGAGGtagcccaaagcaatctatagatttaatgcaattcctatcaaaataccaacagtattcttcaacaaactagagaaaattgttctaaaattcatatggaaccacaaaagactttgaatagccaaagcaattctgagaaggaagaataatgctgggggcattacgctccccaacttcagctctactacaaagccacagtaatcaagacagtttggtactggcgcaagaacagaccaatagaccaatggaacagactagagagccctgatataaactcaaccatatatggtcaattaatatacgataaaggagcaatggatatacaatggggaaatgacagtctcttcaacagctggtgttggcaaaactggacagctacatgcaagagaatgaaactggattattgtttaaccccatacacaaagtaaacttgaaatgaatcaaagacttgaatgtaagttatgaaaccttaaaattcttagaagacaacataggcaaacatctcctgaatataagcatgagcaactaaACCCCTGAAcgcatctccccaggcaagggaaacaaaagcaaaaatgaactcatgggactacatcaaactaaaaagttcctgtacagcaaaggacaccatcaacagaagaaaaaggcatcctacagaatgggagaatatatttgtaaatgacatatctgacaaggggttaacatccaaaatatataaagaacttacatgcctcaacacccaaaaagcatataacctgattaaaaaatgggcggaggatataaagagacagttctccaaagaagaaattcagatggccaacaggcacgtgaaaagatgcccatcatcactaatcatcagggaaatgcaaattaaaaccacaatgagatatcacctcacaccagtaaggatgaccagcatcgaaaagactaagaacaacaaatgctggcgaggatacagagaaaggggaaccctcctacactgctggtgggaatgtaaactagttcaaccattgtggaaagcaatatggaggttccttaaaaaactaaaagtagaaataccatttgacccgggaatcccactccttggaatttacccaaagaatacaacttctcagattcaaaaagacatatgcacccctatgtttatcacagcacttgagcaacctaagtgtccatcagtagatgaatggataaagaagatgtggtacatatacacaatggaatactattcggacgtaagaaagaaacaaattctaccatttgcagcaacatggatggagctggaggacgttatgcttagtgaaataagccatgtggagaaagacaaatgccaaatgatttccctcatttgtggagtataacaatgaagcaaaactgaaggaacaaaatagcagcagactccaagaatgaactagtggttagcaagggggaggggtgtttgagggcgggtggggagggagggagaaggggattgaggggtagtatatttagtacacatggtgtggggtatcacGGGGGGAACAGTGTAGCATGGAGGGGGCACATAAttgatctgtggcatcttgctgcactgatggacagtgactgcattggggtgtggggtggggacttgatggtaTGGGTGGGTGTAGTAACCACATCTGAAACCTTCGTAGGAGTGTGTAtgaatcatatcttaataaaaaaaattcaaaatatgaaaaaatacaaaaataaataaaagaggtcAGAGAAGGTATAACTGGGAAAGTGATAACTGAGTTGAGATCAGAAAGAGTGGGAACTTAAGGGACAGATGGAGGGAGGAAAAGTATCTCAATAGAGGGAATAGTATACACAAAGAACATGTGTCAGAAAACAAGGAGTGTAGGAAGGACTGAGATAAGTTCAAATAGCTGGAACACAGAAAATCAGAGGAAACATTAAGTGAGAAGAGGTTGAAGAAAGTAGAGGTCAGACTATGcgggctatatatatatatatatatatatatatgatttttaaaaattaaggtattgatCATACACAGTCTTGTGAGGGTTTCGCATGGGCAgcattgtggttgctacatttgCCCCTATTACCAGGTCCCCCCCGCACCCTGCCCGTTGCAGTCACGTCCATcgacatagtaagatgctatagagtcactacttgtcttctccgtgctctactgccttcccggtaacctacctatattgtgagttaTGTGGGCTATaattaagatttttgtttttattctgaaaGTCTTAGGAAGCTAATTAAGGAATAATTTAAAATcagctttactgaagtataacTGAAATAAGTTTCAGAACATGAACGCAACCATGAAACCATCAGCACAACCAAGATAGTGAACATATTTGTCACCCTCTAAAGCTTCCTCATACCTTTATAAACCTTGTTCCTCAAACTCTTTCCGACTCTCACATCTCAAAGCCACCACAGATCTGATTCCGGTCACTAAAGATTAGTTTGCACTTTTTAGAAATTTATAaagatgaaatcatatggtaaaaaaaaaaaaagaaaaacaataggggtagatgggggtgggggaagtgaaTAACTGAACAAAATTCTGAGATATACTTtctatataaaaatactgaaaaatctgATTCTCACAGATTTGTACTCTCTGGAGCAGCTTAGATCCTTAGCATACTGAATAAATAGCTTTTTATTAAgtcatcattttttttccccctctgagaCTGAAAAGCAAGATTGCTGGGTACAGATAGAGAAGTCACAGGTTTATGTGTCCTTTGCATTTTTAGGATCCTTTTTGTGGTAGAGTGATAGTTATCTGCAAATAAAAAATTCCTAGGAGAATAGCACATATTTCTTTCAGAATGCTCACTccttaaattattttgattacatCAGCAGTAGGATCTCAATTTGATAATATGAATCGAATGGTTTATAGCTTAGGGTTTCCAACTATGGTAGAGTTTTgacctctcatttttttttgtatttcattttcagGGGAAAGCACAAATGCAGTTCCCCCACTTGACCTCTCTTTTTAAGGAGGACAGTCACAGTAGGGCTTAGGCAGCAGATTATCAGgacaaatataaatattgaatgaagtAAACTTTTAGGAGACATCTAAAATGCAAATTTGCcttttaaagttttcctaaacTGCTGTGAGCAATATTAGTCatgttaaataatttatgaaagtgAAATGCTTGTGAATCAGGGTGACCTTTATTGGAGGTTACATCTGACTTCACTAGGAGTTATCCTTCTGTCCATCTTAGAATTCTGAGGTGATGGGAAAGAAATCATTCCCACCTACCTATTTTACAGTTGAGATGAACAAGGCTAAGAGGCCAAGCGACTCATCTGAATCCCATGGCTGGTACTTTTTAGCAGACTCAGCACCTGTGATTGCCATTCCTGTACCTTTTCCATTTAAAGAACATGTAGAAGTTTTCCTTGTTCCCTTTTCAGGGATTGGTAAGTGCGGGAGTCTagctccagcctaggggtgggatgccTGAAGGTGCAGGATGGAGTCggcgtatggagagacaggacacggcgtcagatggaggtggtctctcgacaaagtgccgatgacagctttatttataccattttgcacgaggatatgattattttttattattctgatgattaattagtataggcagttggtcaATAAGTATAGAtaagcctttttctttcttttcctttctaatctattcatggttggtcaagagttagacaggtgattgtttttctgttctttgactgaaacttttcttatTAACATGTACCctattgtgttttacatttctatgcaaTGTAGTTtttaagtagtgcatgtgaccgtaggagcatgcagtatgtagcagcgactatggagtctatcagctcaggatgaaatacaggtcacctagtgccacagttagctttcccacaaaaatattcttagaggctttaataaatttataatcaatctaaaatcataaactcatatcttcaccttaaacccctttatagggcacagtaggcagcaaactaaatttccccttcttatctacatttctctttcttctgtgtggatactaaaatctccctgacatatgctacacaggtctccatgactccccTACTTCAGGGACtaaacaggttcttacatggtgaacaatgcaagggcatt
Coding sequences within it:
- the CEP20 gene encoding centrosomal protein 20 isoform X2 gives rise to the protein MATVTDLKAVLKDTLEKRGVLGHLRARIRAEIFSALDDEREPRPQLSHENLLINELIREYLEFNKYKYTASVLIAEAGQPGVPLDRQFLVRELNVFEESKDDTIFHLCSGTDRNLQAT
- the CEP20 gene encoding centrosomal protein 20 isoform X1, translated to MATVTDLKAVLKDTLEKRGVLGHLRARIRAEIFSALDDEREPRPQLSHENLLINELIREYLEFNKYKYTASVLIAEAGQPGVPLDRQFLVRELNVFEESKDDTIPLLYGILAHFLHGTKDDIQNTYLKGSSLQPSNPSLGRQPSGRKKMDDHLTKEKGKSTNIEDPHVSQAVKR
- the CEP20 gene encoding centrosomal protein 20 isoform X3, which gives rise to MATVTDLKAVLKDTLEKRGVLGHLRARIRAEIFSALDDEREPRPQLSHENLLINELIREYLEFNKYKYTASVLIAEAGQPGVPLDRQFLVRELNVFEESKDDTM